Below is a window of Phenylobacterium koreense DNA.
TAGTCCCCGATGGCTTCCGGCGTGACCCGGCCCAGGAAGATCGCTCCAGCGTGGCGGACACGGTCGGCCAGGCGCTCGGGCTGATCCAGGGCGAACTCCACGTGCTCGGGCGCGATCAGGTCGACCAGGCGCGGGGCCTCGTCCAGCGGCGCGATCACCACCGCGCCATGGTCGCGCCAGGAGGCGGCGGCGTCCTGGCCGGTGCTCAGGGTGGCGAGTTGCTCCTGCACGGCGGCTTCGACCGCGGCGGCGAAAGCTTCGTCGTCGGTGATCAGGATCGACTGAGCGGCCGGGTCGTGCTCGGCCTGGGACAGCAGGTCGGCGGCGATCCAGTCCGGGCGGTTCGCGCCGTCGGCCACGACCACGATCTCCGAAGGTCCGGCCAGGGCGTCGATCCCCACTGTCCCGTAGACCCTCCGCTTGGCCGCGGTGACATAGGCGTTGCCCGGCCCGACGATCTTATCCACCGGTCGGATGGGGCCAGCGCCATAGGCCAGCGCGGCCACCGCCTGGGCGCCGCCGACGCGCCAGATCTCGGTGACCCCGGCCTCCTTGGCCGCCGCCAGCACCGCCGGCTGCAGCTTGCCGGGAGGCGTGACCATGGCGATCCGCTCGACCCCGGCCACCTTGGCCGGAACCGCGTTCATCAGCACGGTGGACGGATAGGCCGCGCGGCCGCCGGGCACATAGATCCCGACCGCCTCCAGCGGCGTCCAGCGCCAGCCGAGCTCGACGCCGGCCTCGTCGGTGAAAGCGGCGTCCGCGGGACGTTGGCGGGCATGATAGGCGGCGATCCGCGCCGCGGCGAAAGCGATCGCCTCGCGAACCTGCGCCGGGCACTGGGCCGCGCCCGCCTCGATCTCCTCGGCCGAAACCCTCAGATTGCTCTCATTGAGCTCGACGCGGTCGAACTGGCGAGCGAACCGCAGCAGCGCGTCCAACCCCTCGGCGCGCACGGCCGCGAGCACGTCGCGAACGGCGGCGTCCACCTCCTCGGGCGTATCGCGCCGCTCGTCGACAAAGGCGGCGAAGGCGGCTTCGAAACCAGGATCGGAGAATGAGAAACGGCGCATGCCGGCTCTTTAGCCGTCGCGCCCTCCGAGGGCTAGGCTTCTAGGCTTCGTGCTGCGGCCGGCGCGACGTCGACCATGGCGCGCTGACGTCAGCCAGCACCACGTCCAAGCATTCGACCTCGGC
It encodes the following:
- the hisD gene encoding histidinol dehydrogenase yields the protein MRRFSFSDPGFEAAFAAFVDERRDTPEEVDAAVRDVLAAVRAEGLDALLRFARQFDRVELNESNLRVSAEEIEAGAAQCPAQVREAIAFAAARIAAYHARQRPADAAFTDEAGVELGWRWTPLEAVGIYVPGGRAAYPSTVLMNAVPAKVAGVERIAMVTPPGKLQPAVLAAAKEAGVTEIWRVGGAQAVAALAYGAGPIRPVDKIVGPGNAYVTAAKRRVYGTVGIDALAGPSEIVVVADGANRPDWIAADLLSQAEHDPAAQSILITDDEAFAAAVEAAVQEQLATLSTGQDAAASWRDHGAVVIAPLDEAPRLVDLIAPEHVEFALDQPERLADRVRHAGAIFLGRVTPEAIGDYVAGSNHVLPTSRAARFSSGLSLYDFIKRTSIVKCDPKSFAVLGPHTVALADAEGLPAHSRSAAIRLGQS